The Monodelphis domestica isolate mMonDom1 chromosome 7, mMonDom1.pri, whole genome shotgun sequence genome window below encodes:
- the FBXL16 gene encoding F-box/LRR-repeat protein 16 isoform X1: MSNQSDGNTKPPCLPRNGLVKLASQPNGLSSASITKGTPAVKNRLCQLPPVPALTSPAFPVPTERPPPSLASPLSLAALAGGPCPSSEPLAAGLSPGESPSQAPASPTERQPLAVDEKILNGLFCYFSACEKCVLAQVCKAWRRVLYQPKFWVGLTPVLHAKELYNVLPGGEKEFVNLQGFATRGFDGFCLVGVSDLDICEFIDNYSLSKKGVKSMSLKRSTITDAGLEVMLEQMQGVVRLELSGCNDFTEAGLWSSLNARITSLSVSDCINVADDAIAAISQLLPNLAELSLQAYHVTDTALAYFTAKQGYTTHTLRLHSCWEITNHGVVNMVHSLPNLTSLSLSGCSKVTDDGVELVAENLRKLRSLDLSWCPRITDMALEYIACDLHKLEELVLDRCVRITDTGLSYLSTMSSLRSLYLRWCCQVQDFGLKHLLAMRSLRLLSLAGCPLLTTTGLSGLVQLQELEELELTNCPGATPELFKYFSQHLPRCLVIE, encoded by the exons ATGTCGAACCAGAGCGACGGCAACACCAAGCCCCCATGCTTACCCCGGAATGGCCTGGTAAAGCTCGCCAGCCAGCCCAACGGCCTCAGCTCTGCCAGCATCACCAAAGGGACCCCAGCTGTGAAGAACCGACTCtgccagctgccccctgtgcctGCCCTCACCAGCCCAGCCTTCCCAGTGCCCACTGAAAGGCCCCCACCCAGCCTGGCGTCCCCCCTCTCCTTAGCTGCCTTGGCAGGGGGGCCGTGCCCCTCCTCGGAGCCCCTTGCCGCTGGACTGTCCCCCGGTGAGAGCCCCAGCCAGGCTCCCGCATCTCCCACAGAGAGGCAGCCCCTCGCAGTGGATGAGAAGATCCTCAATGGTCTTTTCTGCTACTTCTCCGCCTGTGAGAAGTGCGTGCTGGCCCAGGTGTGCAAAGCCTGGCGGAGGGTGCTTTACCAGCCCAAGTTCTGGGTGGGCCTCACCCCGGTCCTGCATGCCAAGGAGCTGTACAATGTGCTGCCCGGTGGGGAGAAGGAATTTGTGAACTTGCAGGGTTTTGCCACGCGCGGCTTTGACGGCTTCTGCCTCGTCGGTGTCTCGGACCTAGACATTTGTGAATTCATTGACAACTACTCCCTGTCAAAGAAGGGTGTCAAGTCCATGAGCCTCAAGCGGTCCACCATCACAGATGCGGGCCTCGAG GTCATGCTAGAGCAGATGCAAGGCGTAGTTCGTCTGGAGCTGTCCGGCTGCAACGACTTCACGGAGGCGGGCCTGTGGTCCAGCCTCAATGCCCGCATCACCTCGCTGAGTGTCAGCGATTGTATTAACGTGGCCGACGACGCCATTGCCGCCATTTCTCAGCTGCTGCCCAACCTGGCCGAGCTGAGCCTGCAGGCGTACCACGTCACGGACACGGCCCTGGCCTACTTCACGGCCAAGCAGGGCTACACCACCCACACTCTGCGGCTGCACTCCTGCTGGGAGATCACCAACCATGGCGTGGTCAACATGGTGCACAGCCTGCCCAACCTGACCTCCCTTAGTCTCTCCGGTTGCTCCAAAGTCACCGATGACGGGGTGGAGCTCGTGGCTGAGAACCTAAGGAAGCTGCGCAGCCTCGACCTGTCCTGGTGCCCCCGGATCACCGACATGGCCCTGGAGTACATCGCTTGTGACCTACATAAGCTGGAGGAGCTGGTGCTTGACAG GTGTGTTCGAATCACAGACACTGGACTCAGCTACCTGTCCACCATGTCTTCACTTCGAAGTCTCTACCTACGATGGTGCTGTCAG GTGCAGGATTTTGGACTGAAACACCTCCTGGCCATGAGGAGTTTGCGCCTCCTCTCTCTCGCAG GCTGTCCCCTGCTGACCACCACGGGGCTCTCTGGCCTGGTGCAGTTGCAGGAACTGGAAGAGCTGGAACTGACCAACTGCCCTGGAGCCACCCCCGAGCTCTTCAAGTATTTCTCCCAGCACCTACCCCGATGCCTGGTCATAGAGTAG
- the FBXL16 gene encoding F-box/LRR-repeat protein 16 isoform X2: MSNQSDGNTKPPCLPRNGLVKLASQPNGLSSASITKGTPAVKNRLCQLPPVPALTSPAFPVPTERPPPSLASPLSLAALAGGPCPSSEPLAAGLSPGESPSQAPASPTERQPLAVDEKILNGLFCYFSACEKCVLAQVCKAWRRVLYQPKFWVGLTPVLHAKELYNVLPGGEKEFVNLQGFATRGFDGFCLVGVSDLDICEFIDNYSLSKKGVKSMSLKRSTITDAGLEVMLEQMQGVVRLELSGCNDFTEAGLWSSLNARITSLSVSDCINVADDAIAAISQLLPNLAELSLQAYHVTDTALAYFTAKQGYTTHTLRLHSCWEITNHGVVNMVHSLPNLTSLSLSGCSKVTDDGVELVAENLRKLRSLDLSWCPRITDMALEYIACDLHKLEELVLDRCVRITDTGLSYLSTMSSLRSLYLRWCCQVQDFGLKHLLAMRSLRLLSLADGL; this comes from the exons ATGTCGAACCAGAGCGACGGCAACACCAAGCCCCCATGCTTACCCCGGAATGGCCTGGTAAAGCTCGCCAGCCAGCCCAACGGCCTCAGCTCTGCCAGCATCACCAAAGGGACCCCAGCTGTGAAGAACCGACTCtgccagctgccccctgtgcctGCCCTCACCAGCCCAGCCTTCCCAGTGCCCACTGAAAGGCCCCCACCCAGCCTGGCGTCCCCCCTCTCCTTAGCTGCCTTGGCAGGGGGGCCGTGCCCCTCCTCGGAGCCCCTTGCCGCTGGACTGTCCCCCGGTGAGAGCCCCAGCCAGGCTCCCGCATCTCCCACAGAGAGGCAGCCCCTCGCAGTGGATGAGAAGATCCTCAATGGTCTTTTCTGCTACTTCTCCGCCTGTGAGAAGTGCGTGCTGGCCCAGGTGTGCAAAGCCTGGCGGAGGGTGCTTTACCAGCCCAAGTTCTGGGTGGGCCTCACCCCGGTCCTGCATGCCAAGGAGCTGTACAATGTGCTGCCCGGTGGGGAGAAGGAATTTGTGAACTTGCAGGGTTTTGCCACGCGCGGCTTTGACGGCTTCTGCCTCGTCGGTGTCTCGGACCTAGACATTTGTGAATTCATTGACAACTACTCCCTGTCAAAGAAGGGTGTCAAGTCCATGAGCCTCAAGCGGTCCACCATCACAGATGCGGGCCTCGAG GTCATGCTAGAGCAGATGCAAGGCGTAGTTCGTCTGGAGCTGTCCGGCTGCAACGACTTCACGGAGGCGGGCCTGTGGTCCAGCCTCAATGCCCGCATCACCTCGCTGAGTGTCAGCGATTGTATTAACGTGGCCGACGACGCCATTGCCGCCATTTCTCAGCTGCTGCCCAACCTGGCCGAGCTGAGCCTGCAGGCGTACCACGTCACGGACACGGCCCTGGCCTACTTCACGGCCAAGCAGGGCTACACCACCCACACTCTGCGGCTGCACTCCTGCTGGGAGATCACCAACCATGGCGTGGTCAACATGGTGCACAGCCTGCCCAACCTGACCTCCCTTAGTCTCTCCGGTTGCTCCAAAGTCACCGATGACGGGGTGGAGCTCGTGGCTGAGAACCTAAGGAAGCTGCGCAGCCTCGACCTGTCCTGGTGCCCCCGGATCACCGACATGGCCCTGGAGTACATCGCTTGTGACCTACATAAGCTGGAGGAGCTGGTGCTTGACAG GTGTGTTCGAATCACAGACACTGGACTCAGCTACCTGTCCACCATGTCTTCACTTCGAAGTCTCTACCTACGATGGTGCTGTCAG GTGCAGGATTTTGGACTGAAACACCTCCTGGCCATGAGGAGTTTGCGCCTCCTCTCTCTCGCAG ATGGTCTCTGA